A region of Allocoleopsis franciscana PCC 7113 DNA encodes the following proteins:
- a CDS encoding low temperature requirement protein A has protein sequence MSKGLWEPPRLRVSADNEEERRATWLELFFDLIFVVAIAELAHYLDGHVGLSGFLGFIALFVPTWWCWLGSTFYATRFDTDDLGHRLLTLLQVALVAALAVNVHHGLGESSTGFALSYAAFRFLLILQYLSAGYFVRAARPLTNWYIRGFAISAFLWVLSIWVPLPWRFGLWVIGLIVDFATPLTAGRLMTQFPPSLSHIPERLGLFTIIVLGESVVAVVKGVAQKEWDISSVAAALLGLSIAFSFWWIYFDSVDGSPLKSVKAGKIRIAMTWLYAHLPLAIGLAATGVGVDQMIASQSGVLSIEARWLFCGAVALCLSVLALIHLITCTLGTTRRRKILSAYRLGAALFVLMLAAAGSGLSSLVLVALVAFACVLQVVLNLVLTRKAKTITEEVGG, from the coding sequence ATGTCAAAAGGGTTATGGGAACCACCTCGGTTACGTGTCAGTGCAGACAACGAAGAGGAACGACGCGCTACTTGGTTGGAACTATTTTTTGACCTAATTTTTGTGGTAGCCATCGCCGAATTAGCCCACTATCTGGATGGTCATGTTGGGTTATCCGGCTTTTTGGGTTTTATTGCCCTCTTTGTACCCACTTGGTGGTGTTGGCTTGGCTCTACCTTTTACGCCACTCGCTTCGACACCGATGATTTAGGACATCGCCTGCTCACCTTACTCCAGGTGGCACTCGTTGCTGCCTTAGCGGTGAATGTGCATCATGGATTGGGCGAGTCTTCTACTGGCTTTGCCCTCTCCTATGCCGCCTTTCGTTTCTTGTTGATTCTCCAGTATCTGAGTGCAGGATATTTTGTTCGCGCTGCCCGTCCGCTAACCAACTGGTACATCCGGGGGTTTGCAATCAGTGCATTTTTGTGGGTTTTGTCCATCTGGGTACCCCTGCCTTGGCGTTTCGGACTATGGGTTATTGGGTTAATTGTAGACTTTGCTACCCCCTTAACTGCTGGTCGCTTGATGACTCAATTCCCGCCGAGTCTTTCTCACATACCCGAACGGCTAGGACTCTTTACCATTATCGTTCTGGGCGAATCAGTCGTCGCTGTCGTTAAAGGGGTTGCACAAAAAGAATGGGATATTTCATCAGTGGCGGCGGCATTGCTGGGACTGAGCATCGCCTTCAGCTTCTGGTGGATTTACTTCGATAGTGTGGATGGTTCCCCTCTCAAGTCAGTAAAAGCGGGTAAGATACGTATCGCGATGACCTGGTTATATGCTCATCTTCCCTTAGCCATTGGCTTGGCAGCAACCGGTGTAGGAGTCGATCAGATGATCGCGAGTCAATCCGGTGTTCTATCCATTGAAGCACGGTGGCTGTTTTGTGGTGCTGTGGCACTTTGCTTGAGTGTACTGGCACTCATCCATCTAATTACTTGTACGTTGGGGACAACCAGACGGCGCAAAATCCTGAGTGCCTATCGTCTGGGAGCTGCCCTATTTGTTTTAATGCTCGCGGCGGCTGGTAGTGGGTTGTCCTCTCTCGTTTTGGTGGCACTAGTAGCCTTTGCCTGCGTACTCCAAGTTGTTTTGAATCTGGTATTAACTCGTAAAGCTAAAACCATTACGGAGGAGGTTGGGGGTTAG
- a CDS encoding SPFH domain-containing protein: MESILSILAPMILVVIGYSIGSTKIITQGNQALVERLGKFHKKLEPGLNYIIPFIDRVAVEDTIREQVLDIPAQQAITKDNISVEVDAVVFWKVQDLMKAYYNVEDVERAIEELVTTTLRSTIGELELDQTYSSRRDINQNLLEQLNEAATDWGVKVIRVEVQELKPPADVLESLAKARAAETQKQAEIFKAQGTVESIEMLSRALLEQPNSKAVLQYLIAQRYVDANQKLGESPNSKVVFMDPKALSEAITDLIGAGDSPIDGFANGSSIRPHDQ, translated from the coding sequence ATGGAGTCCATTCTGTCCATCCTGGCCCCAATGATATTAGTCGTCATTGGCTACAGTATTGGTTCGACAAAAATTATCACCCAGGGCAACCAAGCCTTGGTAGAACGCTTAGGTAAGTTTCATAAAAAACTAGAACCCGGTCTTAACTACATCATTCCTTTTATTGACCGAGTTGCTGTAGAGGATACAATTCGTGAGCAGGTTCTAGACATTCCAGCCCAGCAGGCTATCACCAAGGACAACATTTCTGTAGAGGTAGACGCAGTTGTCTTCTGGAAAGTCCAAGATTTGATGAAAGCCTATTACAACGTTGAAGATGTGGAGAGGGCGATTGAAGAGTTGGTGACAACAACGCTGCGCTCCACCATTGGGGAACTAGAACTCGACCAGACTTATTCCTCTAGAAGAGATATCAATCAGAATCTCCTAGAGCAACTCAATGAAGCGGCTACCGACTGGGGCGTAAAAGTAATCCGCGTCGAGGTGCAAGAGCTGAAACCACCAGCCGATGTTTTAGAGTCCTTAGCCAAGGCACGAGCGGCTGAAACTCAAAAGCAAGCCGAGATTTTCAAAGCGCAAGGGACGGTGGAGTCGATTGAGATGCTCTCAAGAGCGCTGTTAGAGCAACCCAATAGCAAAGCCGTATTGCAATACCTAATTGCTCAACGCTATGTAGACGCCAATCAGAAATTGGGTGAAAGCCCCAACTCTAAGGTTGTGTTCATGGACCCGAAAGCCTTATCAGAAGCCATCACCGACTTGATTGGAGCGGGTGATTCCCCCATTGATGGTTTTGCGAATGGTTCTTCGATTCGACCCCACGATCAATAA
- the folP gene encoding dihydropteroate synthase has product MELRGHSFQWGERTYLMGVLNVTPDSFSDGGEFYAPVAALAQAQRLVEAGADLIDIGGQSTRPGAEQVSVEEELHRVLSVVQSVRSQLSVPISVDTTRAVVAQRAVEAGADMVNDISGGTFDPDMLSTVAQLGVPIVLMHIRGTPQTMQQLTDYQDLIGDIYGFLEGQLAAAERAGIERSRLIIDPGIGFAKTLEQNLEILRQLPAFRALGVPILVGVSRKSFIGRLINQPDPKGRVWGTAAACCGAIAGTADILRVHDVLEMRDVCRVADAIWRK; this is encoded by the coding sequence ATGGAACTGCGGGGACATTCTTTTCAGTGGGGAGAGCGTACTTATCTCATGGGCGTCTTAAATGTGACGCCAGATAGCTTTAGTGATGGGGGTGAATTTTATGCCCCAGTCGCCGCCTTGGCGCAAGCCCAACGTCTGGTGGAGGCAGGGGCCGATCTCATCGATATTGGTGGACAATCGACTCGACCCGGTGCAGAGCAGGTTTCTGTTGAGGAAGAACTCCATCGGGTGCTGTCGGTGGTGCAGTCGGTGCGTTCACAGTTGTCAGTGCCGATTTCAGTAGATACCACACGGGCGGTTGTCGCTCAACGAGCCGTTGAAGCGGGTGCCGACATGGTAAATGACATCTCTGGTGGTACGTTTGACCCGGATATGTTGTCCACAGTTGCCCAATTGGGTGTTCCTATTGTGTTAATGCATATTCGGGGAACTCCCCAAACGATGCAGCAATTAACTGATTATCAAGATTTAATCGGAGACATCTATGGGTTTCTCGAAGGTCAACTCGCGGCGGCTGAACGTGCGGGAATTGAGCGATCGCGCCTAATCATTGACCCAGGCATCGGTTTTGCCAAAACCCTGGAGCAAAACTTGGAAATCTTGCGGCAACTGCCAGCGTTTCGTGCTTTAGGGGTGCCGATTTTAGTTGGAGTCTCTCGTAAAAGTTTCATTGGTCGCCTCATCAACCAACCAGACCCCAAAGGCAGAGTTTGGGGAACAGCGGCGGCTTGCTGTGGAGCGATCGCGGGTACAGCAGACATCCTCAGAGTTCATGATGTTCTCGAAATGCGTGATGTCTGCCGTGTTGCCGATGCGATCTGGCGCAAATAA
- the tpiA gene encoding triose-phosphate isomerase: protein MRKIVIAGNWKMYKTQRESSEFLQKFMSELEPTPEQRDIILCAPFTALDVMSKSLHNSRVQLGAQNIHWAEEGAYTGEISGLMLTEIGVRYVIVGHSERRQYFGETDETVNQRLLAAQRHGLTPILCVGETKQQRDTGETESIICNQLSKDLVNVDQENLIVAYEPIWAIGTGDTCEESEANRVIGLIRSQLKVSDVPIQYGGSVKPNNIDAIMAQPEIDGVLVGGASLEPASFARIVNYQ from the coding sequence GTGCGGAAAATTGTCATTGCCGGTAACTGGAAAATGTACAAAACTCAAAGGGAATCCTCTGAGTTTTTGCAAAAATTCATGTCTGAACTGGAGCCAACTCCGGAACAACGGGACATCATTCTGTGTGCTCCTTTTACAGCCTTGGACGTGATGTCTAAGAGTTTGCACAATAGCCGTGTGCAATTGGGTGCTCAGAATATTCATTGGGCGGAGGAAGGAGCCTATACGGGAGAAATCTCCGGTCTGATGCTGACCGAAATCGGGGTTCGTTATGTCATTGTGGGTCACAGTGAGCGGCGTCAATATTTTGGTGAAACCGATGAAACGGTTAATCAACGACTCCTGGCGGCTCAGCGTCATGGTTTGACCCCAATCCTGTGTGTGGGTGAAACCAAGCAACAACGGGATACTGGAGAAACCGAATCGATTATTTGTAATCAGCTTTCTAAAGACCTCGTGAATGTTGACCAAGAGAATCTGATTGTCGCCTACGAACCGATCTGGGCTATTGGTACTGGTGATACCTGCGAAGAATCGGAAGCCAATCGGGTGATTGGTTTGATTCGGAGTCAGCTCAAGGTTTCTGATGTCCCGATTCAATATGGCGGCTCCGTTAAACCCAACAACATAGATGCAATTATGGCTCAACCAGAGATTGATGGTGTTCTGGTGGGGGGAGCGAGCTTAGAGCCGGCGAGCTTTGCGAGAATTGTAAATTATCAGTAG